The following are encoded in a window of Athene noctua chromosome 29, bAthNoc1.hap1.1, whole genome shotgun sequence genomic DNA:
- the S100A16 gene encoding protein S100-A16, with the protein MAECTELEWAVQVLVNNFDKYSSRRCCCKKPRRISKKDFRKMLSCELNHMLTDTGNRRAADKLICDLDENKDGRISFEEYWTLIGGIASPIAQIIRQQEQSIKHTK; encoded by the exons ATGGCAGAATGCACGGAGCTGGAATGGGCCGTCCAGGTCCTGGTGAACAACTTTGACAAGTACTCgagccgccgctgctgctgcaaGAAGCCGCGGCGCATCAGCAAGAAGGATTTCCGCAAGATGCTGAGCTGTGAGCTCAACCACATGCTGACG GACACTGGGAACCGTCGGGCGGCCGACAAGCTCATCTGTGACCTGGATGAGAACAAAGACGGGCGCATCAGCTTCGAGGAGTACTGGACCTTGATAGGCGGCATCGCCAGCCCCATCGCCCAGATCATCCGCCAGCAGGAGCAGAGCATCAAACACACCAAGTAG
- the LOC141971722 gene encoding protein S100-A14-like — translation MGQCNCRKKRKDCQELTDVERAIETVINQFHCYAVKGQKEYLTPNEMQELVVQKLPHLGKCVGPLDEKIECMGDPDEAKLEFGEYWDMMGDAAKGCRRK, via the exons ATGGGCCAGTGCAACTGCCGCAAGAAGCGCAAG GACTGCCAGGAGCTCACCGACGTGGAGCGGGCCATCGAGACCGTCATCAACCAGTTCCACTGCTACGCAGTGAAGGGGCAGAAGGAGTACTTGACGCCCAACGAGATGCAGGAGCTGGTGGTGCAGAAGCTGCCCCACCTGGGGAAG TGTGTCGGACCGCTGGACGAGAAGATCGAATGCATGGGAGACCCTGACGAGGCCAAGCTGGAGTTCGGAGAGTACTGGGACATGATGGGGGACGCGGCCAAGGGCTGCCGGAGGAAGTAG
- the S100A13 gene encoding protein S100-A13 — MATGELTELETAIEKIVTVFFTHAGKEGKKGTLTAGEFRELVQLQLPNLMKDVPSLEEKMRELDVNNDEELKFGEYWRLIGELAKAMRREKAGKKK, encoded by the exons ATGGCCACGGGCGAGCTGACCGAGCTGGAAACGGCCATCGAGAAGATCGTCACCGTCTTCTTCACCCACGCGGGGAAGGAGGGCAAGAAGGGCACGCTGACGGCCGGCGAGTTCAGGGAGCTGGTGCAGCTCCAGCTGCCCAACCTGATGAAG GACGTCCCCTCCCTGGAGGAGAAGATGAGGGAGCTGGATGTGAACAACGACGAGGAGCTGAAATTCGGCGAGTACTGGCGGCTGATCGGGGAGCTGGCGAAGGCCATGCGGAGGGAGAAAGCGGGCAAGAAAAAGTGA